The Gordonia terrae genome contains the following window.
GGCAGGCCCTTGCGGGCGTTGAGCCGGTCACCGATGTCGAACCGCTGGTCGAGTCCGATGAGCTTCCAGTAGAAACTGCTGCGCAGGTACCGCTTCGGCCACCAGCGTCGGATCTTCGGGTTCTGTGCGCCGAACGCGCGGGAGCACCAGAACCAGTCGGTGTCCCAGCGCCACAGGTAGTCGTGGATCGTGAGCCGATCGGTGGTCTTTCGCTGAATGGACCGGTAGAAGACATCCATCCCGGTGTAGTCGCTGACCGGCCCGTCGTCGTCGGTCTGACGGCCGAGTGTCAGGTAGGACTCGTTGGCGGAGAAGACGACTCCGTCGAGATAGTCGACGGGCTCGCCGTCGTGCGTCTTGGTGGTGACGATCGCGTCCATGGTCGACTGGAGGTCGGCGATGGTGGTGAACCGGAGATGGCGCAACGCCACGTAGGGCTTCACCGGCTCCAGCTCGATGCGGAGGCGGACCGAATATCCGAGCGTGCCATAGGAATTCGGGAATCCGTAGAAGAGGTCGGCGTGCTCGTTGGTCGGCGTCGCCGTCAGGATCTCGCCGTCGCCGGTGAGGATGTCGATCTCCAGCACCGATTCGTGGGGAAGGCCGGATCGGAACGATGTGCTCTCGATGCCGAGGCCGGTGACCGCGCCGCCCAGGGTGATCGTCTTGAGCTGCGGGACGACCAGCGGCGCGAGGCCGTACGGCAGGGTGGCCGCGACCAGGTTCTCGTAGGTACACATCCCGGCGACGTCGGCGGTTCGTGCCGCCGGATCCACCGAGATCACGCGGTCGAGTCCGGAGACGTCCAGTCCGGGATGCGGATTGGCGGCGCGCTTGCGGAAGAGGTTGGACGTCTTCTTGGCCAGGCGCACGGTTGCGTGCGGCGGAATGGCACGATAGCTGGCCAGAAGGTCGGACACCCCCTGGTCGAATGCCGCTCCCCCCATCTCCAGCCGGTTGCTCACCCGGATAGCCTAGGACTTGATCAGTTCGCCCGCCAATCGTTTCGTACTGAGGAGTGTCCAATCGTGGGTCAGGTTTCCGCATCGCAGTCGCTCGACATCGCCGCCGCCCCGGACGCCGTGGTCGGAGCACTCGCCGACTACAACGACGTACGCCCGGCCATCCTCCCGGAGCAGTACCGCGACTACAAGGTGATCAGCGGCGGCAACGGCGACGGCACCGTCGTGCACTGGATCCTGCAGGCCACCTCGAAGCGTCAGCGTGACGTGCAGGCGACGGTCAGCGTCACCCCGGACACCGTCACCGAGCGCGATGCCAACTCGACGATGGTGACCACCTACACCGTCGCTCCGTCGGGAAGCGGTTCGCGCGTCACGACCACCACCACGTGGCAGGGTGCGGGCGGCATCGGCGGATTCTTCGAAAAGACGTTTGCGCCGAAGGGTCTCAATCGAATTCAGGCCGAGGTGCTCGGAAATCTGAAGAAGCGCCTCGAGCGCTGAGAAGTCGGAGTCTCCTCCGGCGGCGTTCGAACACACACACATGACCGGCGCGGGGCCTTCCGGCAGGCGACGTCGGGGCCGGGCGCGGCCATCGCCGTTGCCCATCCGCGACGGCGTCGACGCCACGCGCGTGGTGTTGCGTTCGGGGCCGGAGTCGACGGTGTCGCAGGCGTTGCTGGCCGCGCCCGGTCTGGCGGGGCTGACGGCCGACGACCTGCGTCGACGCGCCTCCGCCGGCGAGGTCGTCGATGCCGACGGTCACCCGGTGGATCTCGATTCGCCGTCGCGCCGCAACGTCTCGCTCTATCTCTACCGCGACCTCGACGACGAGGTGCCGGTCCCGTTCGACCTACCGGTGCTCTACCGCGACGAGAACATCGTCGTGGTGGACAAACCGCATTTCCTCGCCACCATGCCCCGGGGCCGTCACGTCACCGAGACCGCGCTGGTCCGACTGCGTCGCGAGCTGGGCTCCGACACGATCTCGCCGGCTCACCGACTCGACCGGCTCACCGCCGGAGTGCTGCTGTTCACGCTGCGCCCGGAGGTGCGGGCGGCCTATCAAGATCTGTTCGCATCCCGGATCGCCCGCAAGGAGTACCTCGCGCTCGCGCCCGCCGACGAGGCACTCGCCAGCACCGTGACCGTGCGGGATCGGATCGAGAAGACCGCGGGCGACCTCCGCGCGCTCGTCGTCGACGGACCCGTCAACGCCATCAGTGACATCACTCTCGTCGACGGCGCGGGGCGCCACGGCGTCTACCGGCTGGTGCCGCACACCGGTCGCACGCATCAGCTCCGATTGCACATGGCGTCACTGGGTGTGCCCATCGTCGATGACCCGCTGTACCCCGAGGTGCGTCCGGAACTGGCGGCGCGCCCCGACCACGCGGACTTCTCGAGACCCCTGCGCCTGCTGGCACGGGTGTTGGAGTTCAGCGATCCTCTGACCGGCGAGCACCGCAGGTTCGAGAGCCTGCGGTCGGTGTCGGGGTAGCAGGACACGATCTACCCTGGCCGCATGACCATCCGAGCGTCCTACGAGCGGCATCCCGACTTGGGGTGCGAGGCCGTGGTCTTCATCGACGACGAGTCGCTGGCATGTTTTCAGATCCAACGCGATCTCGTCGGGGGACCGCGCGCCGACGAGTACTGCGTCACGACGGGGGCGAGTGCGCCGATCTACGGGGCGATCACACAGTGGCGTCGGGTCGACGACCGATTCGAGTTCGCACTGACAGCGCGAGCGGGACGGCTGTTCGGCGACGAGGTCCTGTCTTTCGAGGTCGCGGCCGTCGAGGAGTCGACCGTCGACGACATCGCCGCGCATGTCGATCGGTTGCTGCGCTGACGCTGCGACTACCCTGGGCCGGGTGACGCAACCATTCGATCCCAGCGCGTTGTTCGGCGGCGGTCAGGGCGGAGAGAACCCGATGGCCGGACTGCTCGCGCAAGCTCAGCAGATGCAGGAGAAACTCCTGTCCGCGCAGAACGAGATCGCTGCGGCAGAGGTGGTCGGCAGCGCGGGCAACGGACTCGTCACCGTGACCGGCAACGGCACCGGCGAGGTGACCGCGGTGTCGATCGACCCGAAGGTCGTCGATCCCGACGACGTGGAAACCCTGCAGGACCTGCTGCTCGGTGCGCTCGCCGACCTGTCGGAGAAGCGCGAGCAGCTGGCCAGCGAGAAGATGGGCCCGCTCGCCGGTGGCCTCGGCGGCGGCCTTCCCGGACTCGGCGGCTGAGCACCACGCCCACGCACGACGCCGAACGACGAGTAGAGACCCCGGACACCATGGACGCAGAACACCATGTATGAGGGACCGATCCAGGACCTGATCGACCAGCTGGCCAAACAGCCGGGGCTCGGTCCGAAGGGGGCCCAGCGGATCGCGTTCCACCTGCTGGCCGGAGAGAAATCCGACATCGATCGCCTCATCGCGGCGCTCGGGCGGGTTCGCGACGACGTCGTCTTCTGTGCCGAGTGCGGAAACGTGTCGGCGAACCGCCTGTGCCGGATCTGCTCGGACTCGCGTCGCGACGCCAGCAAGATCTGCGTCGTCGAGGAGCCCAAGGACGTGCATGCGATCGAACGGACCAAGGAGTTCACCGGGCGCTATCACGTGCTCGGGGGTGCTCTGGATCCGTTGTCGGGGATCGGCCCCGACCAGTTGCGGATCCGCGAGCTGTTGCGTCGGCTGGCCAATCAGGAGGACGGCGTCGACGTCTCCGAGGTGATCGTCGCCACCGACCCGAACACCGAGGGCGAAGCCACCGCGACCTACCTCCAGCGCATGCTCAAGGACTTCCCCGGTCTGTCGGTCACCCGACTCGCGTCGGGGTTGCCGATGGGCGGCGACCTCGAGTTCGCCGACGAGCTCACTCTGGGCCGTGCCCTGTCGGGTCGTCGCATCCTGGCGTGAGGCCCGGCCCTCCTACCCGGCCCCTCGTACCCGGCAAACCGGACGGCTACTGTCAGGTGGTGATCTCGCGTAATCGGTGGCGTCGTCGAAATCGGGTAGTGGCAACGGGCCTGACGGCGGTGGTCGTGGCCGGGCTGGTGAGCGTGGGTCAGTTCGCGGCGACGCCCGAAGCGTCGGCGGCGCCCGCGCTCGACTGGGAAGCATGTCCCGCCGTTCACGGCGTCCCGGC
Protein-coding sequences here:
- a CDS encoding SRPBCC family protein — its product is MGQVSASQSLDIAAAPDAVVGALADYNDVRPAILPEQYRDYKVISGGNGDGTVVHWILQATSKRQRDVQATVSVTPDTVTERDANSTMVTTYTVAPSGSGSRVTTTTTWQGAGGIGGFFEKTFAPKGLNRIQAEVLGNLKKRLER
- the recR gene encoding recombination mediator RecR, whose product is MYEGPIQDLIDQLAKQPGLGPKGAQRIAFHLLAGEKSDIDRLIAALGRVRDDVVFCAECGNVSANRLCRICSDSRRDASKICVVEEPKDVHAIERTKEFTGRYHVLGGALDPLSGIGPDQLRIRELLRRLANQEDGVDVSEVIVATDPNTEGEATATYLQRMLKDFPGLSVTRLASGLPMGGDLEFADELTLGRALSGRRILA
- a CDS encoding pseudouridine synthase, which gives rise to MTGAGPSGRRRRGRARPSPLPIRDGVDATRVVLRSGPESTVSQALLAAPGLAGLTADDLRRRASAGEVVDADGHPVDLDSPSRRNVSLYLYRDLDDEVPVPFDLPVLYRDENIVVVDKPHFLATMPRGRHVTETALVRLRRELGSDTISPAHRLDRLTAGVLLFTLRPEVRAAYQDLFASRIARKEYLALAPADEALASTVTVRDRIEKTAGDLRALVVDGPVNAISDITLVDGAGRHGVYRLVPHTGRTHQLRLHMASLGVPIVDDPLYPEVRPELAARPDHADFSRPLRLLARVLEFSDPLTGEHRRFESLRSVSG
- a CDS encoding FAD-binding oxidoreductase, with the translated sequence MGGAAFDQGVSDLLASYRAIPPHATVRLAKKTSNLFRKRAANPHPGLDVSGLDRVISVDPAARTADVAGMCTYENLVAATLPYGLAPLVVPQLKTITLGGAVTGLGIESTSFRSGLPHESVLEIDILTGDGEILTATPTNEHADLFYGFPNSYGTLGYSVRLRIELEPVKPYVALRHLRFTTIADLQSTMDAIVTTKTHDGEPVDYLDGVVFSANESYLTLGRQTDDDGPVSDYTGMDVFYRSIQRKTTDRLTIHDYLWRWDTDWFWCSRAFGAQNPKIRRWWPKRYLRSSFYWKLIGLDQRFDIGDRLNARKGLPAGERVVQDIEVPIERTAEYVEWFLADIPIEPIWLCPLRLREPALPSADPVRPWPLYPLAPQRTYVNVGFWSAVPVTPGDPGHTNKIIERKVAELDGHKSLYSESFYTPEEFDELYGGESYRLLKKRYDPRGRLLDLYAKAVKRQ
- a CDS encoding YbaB/EbfC family nucleoid-associated protein gives rise to the protein MSIGCCADAATTLGRVTQPFDPSALFGGGQGGENPMAGLLAQAQQMQEKLLSAQNEIAAAEVVGSAGNGLVTVTGNGTGEVTAVSIDPKVVDPDDVETLQDLLLGALADLSEKREQLASEKMGPLAGGLGGGLPGLGG